In a single window of the Pseudomonadota bacterium genome:
- the prs gene encoding ribose-phosphate diphosphokinase, whose translation MKLVACNSNRPLAEAMAASLGVELTNASVRRFSDMEIFVEIQENVRGQDVFVVQSTSYPANDHLMELLICIDALRRASARRITAVIPYFGYARQDRKVGSRTPISAKLVANLITMSGANRVLTMDLHAGQIQGFFDIPLDNLYAAPDFEKDI comes from the coding sequence ATGAAACTTGTCGCTTGCAACAGCAATCGGCCGCTGGCCGAAGCGATGGCCGCTTCGTTGGGTGTCGAACTGACCAATGCCAGCGTCCGCCGCTTCAGCGACATGGAGATCTTCGTCGAGATTCAGGAAAATGTTCGCGGCCAGGATGTATTTGTTGTTCAGTCTACATCCTATCCGGCTAACGACCATCTGATGGAGCTGTTGATCTGCATCGATGCGCTGCGCCGCGCCTCGGCGCGCCGGATCACCGCCGTCATTCCCTATTTCGGCTATGCCCGCCAGGACCGCAAAGTCGGCTCCAGAACGCCGATTTCCGCCAAATTGGTGGCCAATCTGATCACCATGTCGGGCGCCAACCGGGTCCTGACCATGGACCTGCACGCCGGCCAGATTCAGGGTTTTTTCGACATTCCGCTGGATAATCTCTACGCCGCGCCGGATTTCGAAAAGGACATC
- a CDS encoding MFS transporter produces the protein MSDTVLTPPQRRRGMIAVITCMTVTALIFGLSWPLFALRLEEMGASESAIGWNAAAQAIAILAVAPVMPWLLARFSAAWVMIVSILASIVALLLCPLLPDEDIWFVLRLFVGAFGHIMWIAGETWINQIAEEKSRGRTMALYGMALGLGSAIGPTVLTIVGIEGWTPFVLAAGLTLISTIPIAMAIDSVPPSELDHSGAHGHAWHSVVRSLFHAPLPMLLNLCFALIFGAVWTFLPIYGPVVGLDAHTAIMFLTLQSLGGIVMQYPIGWVADRMDRRLLSVILVGVSCVSYLFIPSALADPFWAGPYIFFLGGLSGAIYSLALTLIGEQFRGASLAGASTMFTVMWNVGAFVGPPATGTAMALGGLEAFPYVLVVMTLIFLPVTIASYLNRKRTLKGD, from the coding sequence TTGAGCGATACGGTCCTGACACCGCCGCAACGGCGTCGCGGCATGATCGCGGTCATCACCTGCATGACCGTCACCGCCTTGATCTTTGGCCTGTCCTGGCCGCTGTTCGCTCTGCGCCTCGAAGAGATGGGCGCCAGCGAATCGGCGATCGGCTGGAACGCCGCCGCCCAGGCCATCGCGATCCTGGCCGTCGCACCCGTTATGCCCTGGCTGCTGGCCCGCTTCAGCGCCGCCTGGGTGATGATCGTCTCGATCCTGGCGAGCATCGTCGCGCTGCTGCTGTGCCCGCTGCTGCCCGACGAGGACATCTGGTTCGTGCTGCGCCTTTTCGTCGGCGCATTCGGCCACATTATGTGGATCGCCGGCGAAACGTGGATCAACCAGATCGCCGAGGAAAAGAGCCGCGGGCGGACCATGGCGCTCTACGGCATGGCGTTGGGACTGGGCTCGGCGATCGGGCCGACCGTGCTGACCATCGTCGGCATCGAAGGCTGGACGCCGTTTGTCCTGGCCGCCGGCCTGACGCTGATTTCGACCATCCCGATCGCCATGGCAATCGACAGCGTGCCGCCCAGCGAACTCGACCACAGCGGGGCGCATGGCCACGCCTGGCATTCGGTCGTCCGCTCGCTGTTTCACGCGCCGCTGCCGATGTTGCTGAACCTGTGTTTTGCGCTGATTTTCGGCGCCGTCTGGACATTTTTGCCGATCTACGGGCCGGTGGTCGGCCTGGATGCCCATACCGCCATCATGTTCCTGACCCTGCAGAGCCTGGGCGGCATCGTCATGCAGTACCCGATAGGCTGGGTCGCCGACCGAATGGACCGGCGTTTGCTCAGCGTCATCCTGGTCGGCGTGTCGTGCGTCTCCTATCTCTTCATACCGAGTGCGCTGGCCGATCCGTTCTGGGCCGGCCCCTATATCTTCTTCCTGGGCGGCCTGTCGGGGGCGATCTACAGCCTGGCCCTGACGCTGATCGGCGAGCAGTTCCGCGGCGCGTCGCTGGCCGGCGCCTCTACCATGTTCACCGTGATGTGGAATGTCGGCGCCTTTGTCGGTCCACCGGCAACCGGCACCGCCATGGCGCTCGGCGGCCTGGAGGCTTTCCCTTACGTCCTGGTCGTCATGACGCTTATCTTCCTGCCCGTCACGATAGCGAGCTACCTCAACCGGAAGCGGACGCTGAAAGGCGACTGA
- a CDS encoding MFS transporter: MSDIVLSAPARFRSLFAAIVAMGVTSAIYSLSLPLFATRLDEMGHSETVIGINTAAQAISLIAVAPFGPALLRRFGPAVLMLWMLALTFVFAILCPLYENAWFWLVMRLLIGAATGLLWIAGEAWINEVADEESRGRILALYGISGAAGTMLGFAVLYLAGHEGWMPFIIMEVMIVAGALAVGAAVKVAPPFHGRASQTMLRLALRAPTPMVVNLLVALTFGSLASFMPIYGPDVGLPLQDIFLLLVCLSAGGLLQYPIGWLADKMNRRLLAILVMAVMAVLFMLMPTALHDPILRWPYVFVLGGALMGLYTMGLILLGERFRGIDLGSATTLFQVMWNVGMVAGPFAVGAAMDVAGSSALPWTLVAFYVVVIAFAAMRGRRHPES, translated from the coding sequence ATGTCGGATATCGTGCTGTCAGCCCCGGCGCGTTTTCGCAGCCTGTTTGCCGCCATCGTCGCGATGGGCGTGACGTCGGCCATCTACAGCCTATCGCTGCCGCTGTTCGCCACCCGGCTCGACGAGATGGGCCATTCCGAGACCGTCATCGGTATCAACACCGCCGCCCAGGCGATTTCGCTGATCGCCGTCGCGCCGTTCGGACCGGCCCTATTGCGCCGCTTCGGTCCGGCGGTCCTGATGCTATGGATGCTGGCGCTGACCTTCGTCTTCGCGATCCTATGCCCGCTCTACGAGAACGCCTGGTTCTGGCTTGTCATGCGGCTTCTGATCGGCGCGGCCACCGGTCTCCTATGGATCGCCGGCGAGGCCTGGATCAACGAAGTGGCGGACGAGGAGAGCCGGGGCCGGATCCTGGCGCTCTACGGCATCTCCGGCGCCGCCGGCACGATGCTGGGCTTCGCTGTGCTCTATCTCGCCGGTCATGAGGGCTGGATGCCCTTTATCATCATGGAGGTGATGATCGTTGCCGGCGCCTTGGCCGTCGGCGCCGCCGTCAAGGTCGCGCCACCGTTTCATGGACGGGCGTCGCAGACCATGCTGCGCCTGGCCTTGAGGGCGCCGACGCCGATGGTCGTCAATCTTTTGGTTGCCCTGACCTTCGGTTCGCTGGCGAGCTTCATGCCGATCTACGGGCCTGATGTCGGCTTGCCCCTGCAGGACATCTTCCTGCTGCTGGTTTGTCTCAGCGCGGGCGGATTGCTGCAGTACCCCATCGGCTGGCTGGCCGATAAAATGAACCGGCGCCTGTTGGCCATCCTGGTCATGGCCGTCATGGCCGTCCTGTTCATGTTGATGCCCACGGCCCTGCACGATCCGATCCTGCGCTGGCCCTACGTGTTCGTGCTGGGCGGCGCCTTGATGGGCCTCTACACAATGGGGCTGATCCTGCTGGGCGAGCGCTTCCGTGGCATCGATCTGGGCTCGGCGACCACGCTGTTCCAGGTGATGTGGAATGTCGGCATGGTGGCTGGCCCGTTTGCCGTCGGCGCGGCCATGGATGTCGCCGGATCCTCGGCGCTGCCCTGGACCCTTGTCGCGTTCTATGTCGTCGTCATCGCCTTTGCCGCGATGCGCGGCCGCCGGCATCCCGAATCTTGA
- a CDS encoding Xaa-Pro peptidase family protein — translation MVLHFDHAEYEARQKRTLEQMASDGLDGLLMFRQESMYYLTGYDTQGFVYFQCMVLTADGRFVLLTRAPDLRQAHHTSTLDDVRIWVDRAGADPAAELKDLLRDMGLEGKTLGIELESYGLTGRSWERVRTTLDGFCRLEDASDLVNRLRIVKSPAELAYVKKSAELGDLAHAAAREIAGPGVFEGDVLAAMQGAVFKGGGDYPAAHWIVGSGENALLCRYYTGRRTLSQNDQLMLEFAATYRHYHTAQMCTILIGDAAPEHVAMHGACQEALAACEATLKPGATVGDVFDAHARVMDEHGYRSHRMNACGYSMGSTFPPNWMDWPMFYHGNDVAIVPAMTFFLHMILMDSDSGRAMALGESVVVTDDGCEPLNKAPLDLCRR, via the coding sequence ATGGTCCTGCATTTCGACCATGCTGAGTATGAAGCGCGTCAAAAGCGCACGCTGGAACAGATGGCGAGCGACGGCCTCGACGGCCTGCTGATGTTCCGGCAGGAGAGCATGTACTACCTGACCGGCTACGACACCCAGGGGTTCGTCTATTTCCAGTGCATGGTGCTGACGGCCGACGGCCGGTTCGTGCTGTTGACCCGCGCGCCGGACCTGCGCCAGGCCCACCACACCTCCACACTTGACGATGTCCGCATCTGGGTCGACCGCGCCGGCGCCGATCCGGCCGCCGAGCTTAAGGACCTGCTTCGCGACATGGGCCTGGAGGGCAAGACGCTCGGTATCGAGCTTGAGTCCTACGGCCTGACCGGCCGCAGTTGGGAGCGCGTTCGCACGACGCTGGACGGCTTCTGCCGCCTGGAGGATGCCTCCGACCTGGTCAACCGGCTGCGTATCGTCAAGAGCCCGGCCGAGCTCGCCTACGTCAAAAAGTCGGCGGAACTGGGCGATCTCGCCCACGCGGCCGCACGCGAGATAGCCGGTCCCGGCGTTTTCGAAGGGGATGTCCTGGCCGCCATGCAAGGCGCCGTCTTCAAGGGCGGTGGCGACTACCCCGCGGCCCACTGGATCGTCGGCTCGGGCGAGAACGCGCTTCTTTGCCGCTACTACACCGGACGGCGGACGTTGTCGCAGAACGATCAGTTGATGCTGGAGTTCGCCGCGACCTATCGCCACTACCACACGGCGCAAATGTGCACGATCCTGATTGGCGATGCCGCGCCCGAGCACGTCGCCATGCACGGTGCCTGCCAGGAAGCGCTTGCCGCCTGCGAGGCGACGCTGAAACCCGGCGCCACCGTGGGCGATGTCTTCGACGCCCATGCCCGCGTCATGGACGAGCACGGCTACCGGTCGCACCGGATGAACGCCTGCGGCTACTCCATGGGCTCGACATTCCCGCCCAACTGGATGGATTGGCCGATGTTCTATCATGGCAACGATGTCGCGATCGTGCCGGCCATGACCTTCTTCCTGCACATGATTCTGATGGACAGCGACAGCGGGCGCGCCATGGCGCTGGGCGAATCCGTGGTCGTGACGGACGATGGCTGCGAGCCGCTCAACAAGGCGCCCCTGGATCTATGCCGGCGCTGA
- a CDS encoding calcium/sodium antiporter codes for MSYLFVFVGLILLFLGGELLVRGSVALALKLGVSKLIVAVVLVGFGTSAPEVLVSVESAVLGHPELALGNAVGSNIANILLIVGVSAAISPVVVQRAQVNHDMWLVLFVTAAFVAAGLIGEFTFWHGLVMVSCLGLYVFYGYKRARRTDTADLTADTEIDPETMSLSHAIIFAIVGLILLIIGADRLVVGAVGIAHDLGVPEAVIGLTVVAIGSSLPELAICAAAARRREPLVAIGNVLGSNIFNLLGAMGVVALITNVGIAETMIGLDLVIMFAMTVALAVLLLYVNRIGRITGLCLVLAYCLYLAGQFDVF; via the coding sequence ATGTCATACTTGTTCGTCTTCGTCGGCCTGATTTTGTTGTTTTTGGGCGGCGAACTCCTGGTGCGTGGCAGCGTCGCCCTGGCTTTGAAACTTGGCGTTTCAAAGCTGATCGTGGCCGTTGTCCTGGTCGGGTTCGGAACATCGGCACCGGAAGTCCTGGTTAGCGTTGAGTCGGCGGTCCTGGGTCATCCCGAGCTGGCCCTGGGCAACGCGGTCGGCAGCAACATCGCCAACATCCTCTTGATCGTCGGTGTCAGCGCGGCGATTTCGCCAGTTGTCGTCCAGCGCGCGCAGGTCAACCATGACATGTGGCTCGTCCTCTTTGTAACGGCGGCTTTCGTTGCCGCCGGCCTGATCGGCGAGTTCACGTTCTGGCACGGCCTGGTGATGGTGTCGTGCCTCGGCCTTTACGTCTTCTATGGCTACAAACGCGCGCGGCGCACCGACACGGCCGACCTGACCGCGGATACCGAGATCGACCCGGAAACGATGTCGCTGAGCCACGCCATCATCTTTGCCATCGTCGGCTTGATCCTCTTGATTATCGGCGCCGATCGCCTGGTCGTGGGCGCCGTCGGCATCGCCCATGACCTCGGCGTGCCCGAGGCGGTGATTGGCCTGACGGTCGTCGCCATCGGCTCGTCGCTGCCCGAGCTCGCGATCTGCGCCGCGGCGGCGCGGCGGCGCGAACCGCTTGTCGCCATCGGGAATGTCCTGGGCAGCAACATCTTCAACCTGCTGGGCGCCATGGGCGTGGTCGCGCTGATCACTAATGTCGGCATCGCCGAGACGATGATCGGCCTGGACCTCGTTATCATGTTCGCGATGACCGTCGCGCTGGCCGTCCTGCTGCTTTATGTCAATCGCATCGGCCGCATCACCGGCCTATGCTTGGTCCTAGCGTACTGTCTTTATCTGGCCGGGCAGTTCGACGTCTTCTAG
- the nhaA gene encoding Na+/H+ antiporter NhaA has product MAIPTLRDFLKLESAAGIILMAAAVLAILVENVGLSHIYDLLLTTPVVVSVGTLDISKPLLLWVNDGLMAVFFFLVGLELKREVMEGDLSSRDQIILPGVAAIGGMAAPALVYTIFNIDDAEAMRGWAIPAATDIAFALGILALLGSRAPVTLKIFLTALAILDDLGAIVVIAIFYTADLSVLSLAISAVGLIGLVVLNLLGVTRLTPYMLIGLFVWVCVLKSGVHATLAGVALAMAIPLKAQDDQGRSPLRRLEHGLHPWVAFGILPIFGFANAGLYLGDVSVEAMLAPIPLGIALGLFVGKQIGVFGGAWLIIKLGVARLPDGCNWPMMYGVCLLTGVGFTMSLFIGGLAFSDVAHVNMVKLGVMLGSLLSGTVGYAVLHFAVRGRRPPVTQADPEPSAPY; this is encoded by the coding sequence ATGGCGATACCTACGTTGCGTGATTTTCTAAAGCTGGAGAGTGCCGCGGGCATAATCCTGATGGCTGCCGCGGTGTTGGCTATTCTCGTCGAAAACGTCGGACTTTCGCACATTTATGACCTGCTTTTGACCACTCCGGTGGTTGTTTCGGTCGGAACGTTGGATATCTCCAAGCCGCTCCTGCTTTGGGTCAACGACGGCCTGATGGCGGTTTTCTTCTTTCTGGTCGGCCTGGAACTGAAGCGCGAGGTCATGGAAGGCGATCTGTCGTCGCGCGATCAGATCATTCTGCCCGGTGTCGCCGCGATCGGCGGCATGGCGGCGCCCGCCCTGGTTTACACCATCTTCAACATCGATGATGCCGAGGCGATGCGCGGCTGGGCCATCCCGGCGGCGACCGACATTGCGTTCGCGCTGGGTATCCTGGCGCTGTTGGGAAGTCGCGCGCCCGTAACGCTGAAGATCTTCCTGACGGCTCTGGCCATCCTGGACGATCTTGGCGCCATCGTCGTCATCGCGATCTTCTACACCGCCGATCTCTCTGTGTTGTCGCTCGCCATCTCGGCGGTCGGCTTGATCGGCCTGGTCGTCTTGAACCTTTTGGGTGTGACACGTCTGACGCCCTACATGCTGATCGGTCTTTTCGTGTGGGTCTGCGTTTTGAAGTCCGGGGTCCACGCGACGCTGGCCGGTGTCGCGCTGGCCATGGCCATTCCGCTCAAGGCCCAGGATGATCAGGGCCGCTCGCCGCTGCGCCGGCTGGAGCACGGGCTTCACCCCTGGGTGGCTTTCGGCATTTTGCCGATATTCGGTTTCGCCAATGCCGGACTTTATCTGGGCGACGTCAGTGTCGAAGCCATGCTGGCGCCGATTCCTCTCGGCATCGCGCTCGGCTTGTTTGTCGGCAAGCAGATCGGTGTTTTCGGTGGCGCCTGGCTGATCATCAAGCTGGGTGTTGCGCGCCTGCCGGATGGGTGCAACTGGCCCATGATGTATGGAGTCTGTCTGCTTACCGGTGTCGGCTTTACCATGAGCCTTTTCATCGGCGGCTTGGCGTTCAGTGACGTCGCCCATGTCAACATGGTGAAGCTCGGGGTGATGCTGGGTTCGCTGCTGTCCGGCACGGTCGGCTACGCAGTGCTGCACTTTGCCGTCCGGGGTCGCCGTCCGCCGGTCACCCAAGCCGATCCCGAGCCGTCCGCCCCCTACTAG
- the pgeF gene encoding peptidoglycan editing factor PgeF, which yields MITISALDGGSVRHGFFDRTGGVSDGIYATRNCGFGSDDDRDAVAENRRRVTDALGIATDRLCTLYQIHSDQVVTVRDPDDVAGQKADAMVTAEPGIALGVLTADCAPILFADRQAMVVGAAHAGWKGALAGVAEATVETMVSAGAKRGDITAVIGPCIAPASYEVGPEFRERFVEAGPANARFFTESERAGHAMFDLPGYLLARLSLLGLRSASWTGHDTCAESDDFFSYRRSVHQREPDYGRQVAAIALAPSDTVAP from the coding sequence ATGATTACCATCAGCGCGCTTGACGGCGGCAGCGTCCGTCACGGCTTCTTCGATCGCACCGGCGGCGTCAGCGACGGCATCTACGCGACGCGCAATTGCGGTTTCGGTTCCGACGACGACCGTGACGCGGTCGCCGAGAACCGGCGCCGGGTGACCGACGCCTTGGGCATCGCTACCGACCGGCTGTGCACGCTCTATCAGATCCACAGCGATCAGGTGGTGACGGTGCGCGATCCCGATGATGTCGCGGGCCAGAAGGCCGATGCCATGGTAACGGCCGAGCCCGGCATCGCGCTTGGCGTTCTTACCGCCGATTGCGCACCCATACTGTTCGCCGACCGCCAGGCCATGGTGGTCGGGGCGGCCCATGCTGGCTGGAAGGGCGCGCTGGCCGGCGTCGCCGAGGCCACCGTCGAGACCATGGTCTCGGCGGGCGCCAAGCGTGGTGACATCACTGCGGTGATCGGCCCGTGCATCGCGCCCGCGTCCTATGAGGTCGGGCCAGAGTTCCGCGAGCGTTTCGTCGAGGCCGGTCCCGCCAATGCCCGCTTCTTCACCGAATCCGAGCGTGCCGGCCATGCCATGTTCGACCTGCCGGGCTACCTGCTGGCCAGGCTTTCCCTGCTAGGCCTGCGCTCGGCAAGCTGGACCGGTCACGATACCTGCGCCGAAAGCGATGACTTTTTCAGTTACCGCCGCAGCGTCCATCAACGAGAGCCCGACTACGGCCGTCAGGTCGCGGCAATCGCTCTTGCGCCGAGCGACACGGTGGCACCGTGA
- a CDS encoding SAM-dependent methyltransferase: MSDLAAMLHQRIARDGPIGVDVFMAEALGHAEFGYYMRRDPFGRQGDFVTAPETSQMFGELLGLWCIDAWQQAGAPKRALLIELGPGRGTLMADAVRAMAVHPAALDAFAIHLVETSPHLRQIQRATLADYKVDWHDELDDIDDDYPAFIIANEFFDALPVRQFVATASGWRERLITSDGEAFSPLLAEAATVSGLPSLAPAGRVTELSPARQAVMTSMAERLVRDSGAGLVIDFAGSGDTLQAVREHRHAERFADPGDADLAAAVNFDALILTAESAGAPCYGPVDQGAFLKRLGIDTRAAALAQSADDEQRTQIDAGLARLTGGDAMGRLYKVLALTGDRSVTPAGFEGAP; the protein is encoded by the coding sequence GTGAGCGATCTGGCGGCCATGCTGCATCAGCGTATCGCCCGAGACGGCCCGATCGGCGTCGATGTCTTCATGGCCGAGGCGCTGGGCCATGCCGAGTTCGGCTATTACATGCGTCGCGATCCCTTTGGCCGTCAGGGCGACTTCGTGACCGCGCCGGAAACCAGTCAGATGTTCGGCGAGCTGCTGGGGCTGTGGTGTATCGATGCATGGCAGCAGGCAGGCGCGCCCAAGCGCGCCCTGTTGATCGAACTGGGACCGGGCCGCGGCACCTTGATGGCCGACGCCGTGCGCGCGATGGCCGTGCATCCCGCCGCGCTCGATGCCTTTGCGATCCATCTGGTCGAAACCAGCCCGCATCTGCGCCAGATTCAGCGTGCGACCCTCGCCGATTACAAGGTCGATTGGCATGATGAGCTGGACGATATCGATGATGACTATCCCGCCTTTATCATCGCCAACGAGTTCTTCGATGCCTTGCCGGTACGCCAGTTTGTCGCCACCGCGTCAGGATGGCGCGAGCGCCTCATTACAAGTGACGGCGAAGCGTTCTCTCCGCTTCTGGCCGAGGCGGCGACGGTCAGTGGCCTGCCGTCGCTGGCCCCTGCTGGACGCGTGACTGAACTTTCGCCGGCACGCCAAGCGGTCATGACGTCAATGGCCGAACGATTGGTCCGCGACAGTGGCGCGGGTTTGGTCATCGACTTCGCCGGCAGCGGCGACACCTTGCAGGCCGTGCGCGAACACCGTCACGCCGAGCGGTTCGCTGATCCCGGCGACGCCGACCTGGCCGCGGCCGTCAACTTCGACGCCCTGATCCTGACTGCCGAAAGCGCGGGCGCACCCTGTTACGGCCCGGTCGATCAAGGCGCCTTCCTCAAACGCCTCGGCATCGACACCAGGGCAGCAGCCCTCGCCCAATCAGCCGATGATGAACAAAGGACGCAGATCGACGCCGGGCTCGCCCGCCTCACCGGCGGTGACGCCATGGGGCGTCTCTACAAGGTCCTTGCGCTGACCGGCGATCGCTCTGTGACGCCGGCGGGATTTGAGGGCGCGCCATGA
- the lgt gene encoding prolipoprotein diacylglyceryl transferase, with product MHALALAFPEIDPTLVQIGPFAIRWYALAYVAGILLGWAYAIVLARRSPVAIDRKTIDDLLLWITLGIVLGGRLGYVLFYKPGYYIHHPGEIFAVWEGGMAFHGGLLGVILAFTIFARIKKIPVLAMGDIVASVVPIGLFLGRCANFINGELFGRVTDVPWAFVFPHGGPDPRHPSQLYEAALEGLVLGLVVYWAWRATSLRLRPGAIGGLFLAGYGVSRFIVEFFREPDAHLGFLFAGATMGQLLSLPMIVIGLALMIWAKPYVAPAEQAPAKAKPSKSKRKKT from the coding sequence ATGCACGCACTTGCCCTCGCTTTTCCCGAGATCGATCCGACGCTGGTTCAGATCGGCCCCTTCGCCATCCGCTGGTATGCGCTGGCCTATGTCGCGGGCATCCTGTTGGGCTGGGCCTATGCCATCGTCCTGGCACGCCGCTCACCGGTGGCCATCGATCGCAAGACAATCGACGATCTGCTGCTGTGGATCACCCTGGGCATCGTTCTGGGCGGGCGTCTTGGCTATGTCCTGTTCTACAAGCCCGGCTACTACATCCACCATCCCGGCGAGATCTTCGCCGTATGGGAAGGCGGCATGGCGTTCCACGGCGGCCTTCTGGGCGTCATCCTGGCGTTCACGATCTTTGCCCGGATCAAGAAGATACCGGTCCTGGCGATGGGCGACATCGTCGCCTCGGTGGTGCCGATCGGCCTCTTCCTGGGACGTTGCGCCAACTTCATCAACGGCGAGCTGTTCGGCCGCGTCACCGACGTGCCCTGGGCCTTCGTCTTTCCCCACGGCGGTCCGGATCCGCGGCACCCGAGCCAACTCTATGAAGCCGCGCTGGAGGGCCTGGTGCTCGGTCTCGTGGTCTACTGGGCATGGCGCGCGACGTCGCTCAGGCTACGCCCGGGCGCCATCGGCGGCCTGTTCCTGGCCGGCTATGGGGTATCCCGGTTCATCGTCGAGTTCTTCCGTGAGCCCGACGCCCATCTGGGCTTCCTGTTTGCCGGGGCGACCATGGGCCAGTTGCTGTCGTTGCCGATGATCGTGATCGGCCTGGCTTTGATGATCTGGGCGAAACCCTATGTCGCGCCCGCTGAGCAAGCACCGGCGAAGGCCAAGCCTTCAAAATCCAAGCGCAAGAAGACGTGA
- a CDS encoding accessory factor UbiK family protein: MQTDNRILDDLARVLSGAVTAASGVREEVEARLRQQLEGVFERMDLVNREDFEVVRDMAALARQENERLSARIEALEARLEALESSKKIGGSASSKRKKTSTTGTKKAQKAS, from the coding sequence ATGCAAACCGACAACCGGATACTGGACGATCTCGCCCGCGTGCTGAGCGGCGCGGTGACAGCGGCGTCGGGCGTGCGCGAAGAAGTCGAGGCGCGCTTGCGTCAGCAGCTAGAAGGCGTCTTTGAGCGTATGGATCTTGTCAATCGCGAGGATTTCGAGGTCGTCCGCGACATGGCGGCTCTGGCGCGCCAGGAAAACGAACGCCTGAGCGCGCGGATCGAGGCGCTGGAGGCGCGGCTTGAGGCCCTGGAATCGTCGAAAAAGATAGGCGGGTCGGCCTCCTCCAAACGAAAGAAAACGTCCACAACGGGTACGAAAAAGGCACAGAAAGCCAGTTGA
- a CDS encoding YbjN domain-containing protein — protein MTDLLEEEASGPEQHPLDMVERFVTANAWACERLAENEIAVEIEGRWCAYRMWFGWEGELDALMLSCAFDLKVPEEGLQEICRLLAYVNERLWVGHFDLFSGERVITYRHALLLGGHDMPTDEQLADLIDITISESERFYPAFQYVIGDGKSAEEAVSAAIIDPVGEA, from the coding sequence GTGACGGATTTGTTGGAAGAAGAGGCGAGTGGCCCGGAACAGCATCCCCTCGACATGGTCGAGCGGTTTGTCACGGCCAATGCCTGGGCGTGCGAGCGCCTGGCGGAGAACGAAATCGCCGTCGAGATCGAGGGACGCTGGTGTGCCTACCGCATGTGGTTCGGTTGGGAAGGCGAGCTTGATGCGCTGATGCTGTCCTGCGCCTTCGACCTGAAGGTGCCGGAAGAGGGGCTCCAAGAGATCTGCCGCCTGCTTGCCTATGTGAACGAACGCCTTTGGGTCGGCCATTTCGACCTCTTCAGCGGCGAGCGCGTCATCACGTATCGGCACGCGCTGCTGCTGGGCGGCCACGACATGCCGACGGACGAGCAACTGGCCGATCTCATCGACATCACGATCTCGGAATCCGAACGTTTCTACCCTGCCTTCCAATACGTGATCGGCGACGGCAAGTCCGCCGAAGAAGCCGTCAGCGCCGCCATCATCGATCCGGTCGGCGAAGCCTGA
- the proC gene encoding pyrroline-5-carboxylate reductase encodes MLTDAFPLLLVGCGKMGGAMLAGWLGQGIEADKIVVVEPAEATAEAIAADHGVAVVGDAGDVPTGFAPSVIVLAVKPQVMADAVAGLGRFADAGALVLSIAAGTTIGVFERALGDSIAIVRLMPNTPAAVGHGITALVANRHATDAQRAAADALAATVGETVWLDDEALMDAVTGLSGSGPAYVFLLIEILANAGVANGLPPDIAGRLASATVEGAGQLARLSDQSPEELRRAVTSPGGTTAEALEVLMAEDGLQPLFDRAVAAATRRSKELAS; translated from the coding sequence ATGCTGACCGATGCGTTTCCGTTGCTGCTGGTGGGTTGCGGCAAGATGGGTGGCGCCATGTTGGCGGGTTGGCTCGGCCAAGGTATCGAAGCCGACAAGATCGTCGTCGTCGAGCCCGCCGAGGCGACAGCCGAAGCTATCGCGGCCGACCACGGCGTTGCTGTCGTCGGCGACGCCGGCGATGTACCGACGGGATTCGCGCCGTCCGTCATCGTGCTTGCCGTCAAGCCGCAGGTTATGGCCGATGCGGTCGCGGGCCTAGGGCGGTTTGCCGATGCCGGCGCGCTGGTCCTTTCGATCGCCGCGGGCACGACGATTGGCGTTTTCGAGCGCGCGCTCGGCGATAGCATCGCAATCGTAAGGTTGATGCCCAACACGCCGGCGGCCGTTGGCCATGGCATCACCGCCCTTGTCGCCAATCGCCACGCTACCGACGCACAGCGTGCTGCGGCCGATGCGTTGGCCGCGACGGTCGGCGAGACTGTGTGGCTGGACGACGAAGCCCTGATGGACGCGGTCACCGGGCTTTCCGGCAGCGGCCCGGCCTATGTCTTCTTGCTGATCGAGATCCTGGCCAATGCGGGCGTCGCCAACGGACTGCCGCCCGATATCGCCGGGCGGCTGGCCAGCGCCACCGTCGAGGGCGCCGGCCAATTGGCGCGCCTGTCCGATCAGTCGCCCGAGGAGTTGCGCCGCGCGGTGACCAGCCCGGGCGGGACGACGGCCGAGGCGCTGGAGGTTCTGATGGCCGAGGACGGGCTTCAGCCCCTGTTCGACCGCGCTGTCGCCGCGGCGACCCGCCGTTCAAAGGAACTCGCCAGCTAG